One segment of Micromonospora sp. M71_S20 DNA contains the following:
- a CDS encoding non-ribosomal peptide synthetase encodes MTIPEDPSPTTTDARRRALVEALLAGRAPDRSPATPSSPQRPTGPLPLSYPQQGVWLLDQIRPGGAEYVVPFSWRLTGLLDPVALRDAWREVVRRHEVLRTRYQVMDGRPSQVVGPAVPVELPVVDLTGCVAAERRERLDALIRNEASIPFDLGRDAPLRVRLVRLAEDEHVMVLVAHHIAFDGWSVGVLARELGALYPALVAGEPSPLAPLRFQYADFAVRQRDRAAGLAGQLDHWRDRLAGLVPLELPTDRPRPPVQDPRGATLPFTVPADLGRTLASIGRQHRATPFMVLLAAFQVLLTRYTGQTDVAVGTPVAGRTRPEVQDLIGYFVNTLVLRTDLSGEPSFVEVLARVREAVLDAQSHQDVPFERIVDALSPQRDLSRNPLFQTMFVMQNATAADFAGAGLRARQVPTLWHTAKFDLTMQMTEEADGSFSGVVEYATALFDDATVRRLAGHYRQLLSAVVTAPDAPVTRLPMLTDTETAQLAAWNDTAVDHPRHTLLHQLIEAQADATPDAVAVVDERHELTYAQLDARANQLAHRLIALGAGPERIVAVSARRRVALAVALVAVLKTGAAYLPLDPTHPVDRLRWTLADAGDPVTLVDAPDQHDWHPGPLVHLDDPTLADEPAARPGATVDDRSPAYLIYTSGSTGRPKGVLVDHRAIVNRLRWMQGTYRLDHTDRILQKTPHTFDVSVWEFFWPLTTGATLVMARPDGHRDPTYLAETINRRHVTTVHFVPSMLRAFAAHLVTTRTALPHLRRIVCSGEALPDDLATTVHAHLDVELHNLYGPTEAAVDVTATRVHPGQSVTIGSPIANTGTHIHDPWGNPVPVGVPGELLLTGVQLARGYHRRPALTAARFIPTDDGHRAYRTGDQARWRPDGTIEYLGRLDHQVKIRGNRIELGEIETTLADHPAVQAAVVHPHGPGDDRRLAAYLVAADGHTVDADTLRAHLRARLPEYMVPTHWITLTELPLTSSGKIDRNALPPPDAPVARSADHTPPGTPTQHLIATAYAYALTDGRGADPADAGGHDRPVGIHDRFFDIGGDSIRAIRVVGHLREQGLDLTVTDLFRYRTVAELAEAVDARQCGLPAEATRLVDRFALIGEEDRARLPEGVVDAYPLSMVQAGMAYETLADPTGDLYLNSLCYPVEGDAFSLPALHAAAQLLAARHEILRASIDLTGYREPLQLIHPTAEIRVGHTDLRGVPAAEQESTVARLVAEERRGRFDLGTPSLLRLHAYQLGDDRWRLLVSYSHAILDGWSQNSLVPELLAYYRRIRDGQDPRPAPVPAVRFADAVALERRAVAAGVDREFWGSRVRTHERLGIPAAWAGEGARYRAVRLPFADLVPGLRELARTADVPLKSLLFTAHLTVLGILTGQRRFHTGLVCNGRPELTDGDQVRGMFLNTVPFAVELTASTWAEQARLVFAGEVALWPHRHYPLPAMQREWGDQKPLVDVFFNYTDMHVLDLDGIDRSAITDTTPNEFGLSVSSEPGQLIIEAGTDRISDGHLDLVTRSYRWVLEAMVADPSGDPRRCGLPEPDRRALLDLGAGGALPVPDGTLPELVARQVAATPDADAVVFGDDVLSYAELERRTNRLAHHLRELGVRPGTLVGVHLNRSADLVVVFLAVLAAGGAYLPLDPDHPAQRTAFMLADAGARVMVTETALAGRLDAAGIRTVLLDAERAAVAARPEQRLPDRPAADDLAYVMYTSGSTGTPKGVMISHRGLGNFLAAMRHRPGLPAGATVVGLTTVSFDPSVLELYLPLLVGGRVVIADAEQTRDPQRMAELIDRAGPTVLQATPVTYRMLLDSGWSAPPGATVLCGGEKLPIELAVRLASTGATVWDIYGPTETTVWSTTTRLAPDGRPVDFGMAPNAGLHILDERLEPVPVGVPGEVHIGGDGVSWGYRGRPALTAEKFVPDPHSTAPGARMYRTGDLARWHADGHLEILGRVDHQVKIRGHRIEPAEVEAALLAHEHVRAAVVHPQRYGGEQELVAYLVGGGRHPVPTGEQLREFLLRTLPDYLCPAAYVTLDAFPLTPTGKVDRNALPVPRPGAGSRREPVRVAPRTADERTVAQVWGEVLGTGEVGVHDNFFQVGGHSLLATRVAVRLRDLLRVDVPVRALFDHPTVARLVGALPGYPKLDDRPAVPRLTARSRLADVAARRGAR; translated from the coding sequence ATGACGATTCCCGAGGACCCGTCCCCGACCACGACCGACGCCCGTCGTCGGGCGCTGGTGGAGGCGCTGTTGGCCGGGCGGGCCCCGGACCGGTCGCCGGCCACCCCGAGTTCGCCGCAGCGGCCGACCGGCCCGCTGCCGCTGTCCTACCCGCAGCAGGGGGTGTGGCTGCTCGACCAGATCCGGCCCGGCGGCGCGGAGTACGTCGTGCCGTTCAGCTGGCGGTTGACCGGCCTGCTGGACCCGGTGGCCCTCCGCGACGCCTGGCGGGAAGTGGTCCGGCGGCACGAGGTGCTGCGGACCCGCTACCAGGTCATGGACGGCCGGCCGAGCCAGGTGGTCGGTCCGGCCGTGCCGGTCGAGCTGCCCGTCGTCGACCTGACCGGGTGCGTCGCGGCGGAGCGGCGGGAGCGGCTGGACGCGCTGATCCGCAACGAGGCGAGCATCCCGTTCGACCTGGGTCGGGACGCGCCGCTGCGGGTCCGGCTGGTCCGGCTCGCCGAGGACGAGCACGTCATGGTGCTGGTCGCCCACCACATCGCGTTCGACGGCTGGTCGGTCGGCGTACTGGCCCGGGAACTCGGCGCGCTCTACCCGGCGCTGGTCGCCGGCGAGCCGTCCCCGCTCGCCCCGCTGCGGTTCCAGTACGCGGACTTCGCGGTGCGGCAGCGGGACCGGGCGGCCGGCCTGGCCGGGCAGCTCGACCACTGGCGCGACCGGCTGGCCGGCCTCGTGCCGCTGGAGCTGCCGACCGACCGGCCCCGCCCGCCGGTGCAGGATCCCCGGGGCGCGACGCTGCCGTTCACCGTGCCGGCCGACCTCGGTCGCACCCTCGCCTCGATCGGGCGGCAGCACCGGGCGACCCCGTTCATGGTGCTGCTGGCCGCGTTCCAGGTCCTGCTGACCCGCTACACCGGGCAGACCGACGTCGCGGTGGGCACCCCGGTCGCCGGGCGTACCCGCCCCGAGGTCCAGGACCTGATCGGGTACTTCGTCAACACGCTGGTGCTGCGGACCGACCTGTCCGGCGAGCCGAGCTTCGTCGAGGTGCTGGCCCGGGTCCGGGAGGCGGTGCTGGACGCGCAGTCGCACCAGGACGTGCCGTTCGAGCGGATCGTGGACGCGCTGTCCCCGCAGCGGGACCTGTCCCGCAACCCGCTGTTCCAGACCATGTTCGTCATGCAGAACGCCACGGCGGCCGACTTCGCCGGGGCGGGGCTGCGCGCGCGGCAGGTGCCGACGCTCTGGCACACCGCGAAGTTCGACCTGACCATGCAGATGACCGAGGAGGCGGACGGCTCCTTCTCCGGGGTCGTCGAGTACGCGACGGCGCTGTTCGACGACGCGACCGTGCGGCGGCTGGCCGGGCACTACCGGCAGCTGCTGAGCGCCGTCGTCACCGCCCCGGACGCCCCGGTCACCCGGCTGCCCATGCTCACCGACACCGAGACGGCCCAGCTCGCGGCCTGGAACGACACCGCCGTCGACCACCCCCGCCACACGCTGCTGCACCAGCTGATCGAGGCCCAGGCCGACGCCACCCCCGACGCGGTCGCCGTGGTCGACGAGCGCCACGAGCTGACGTACGCCCAGCTCGACGCCCGCGCCAACCAGCTCGCCCACCGGCTGATCGCCCTCGGCGCCGGCCCCGAGCGGATCGTCGCCGTCAGCGCGCGACGCCGCGTCGCCCTCGCCGTGGCCCTCGTCGCCGTGCTCAAGACCGGCGCGGCCTACCTCCCGCTCGACCCCACCCACCCCGTCGACCGGCTCCGCTGGACGCTCGCCGACGCCGGCGACCCCGTCACCCTGGTGGATGCCCCCGACCAGCACGACTGGCACCCCGGCCCGCTGGTCCACCTCGACGACCCGACGCTCGCCGACGAACCCGCCGCACGACCCGGCGCCACCGTCGACGACCGTAGCCCCGCCTACCTGATCTACACCTCGGGCTCCACCGGCCGCCCCAAGGGCGTCCTCGTCGACCACCGCGCGATCGTCAACCGGCTCCGCTGGATGCAGGGCACCTACCGCCTCGACCACACCGACCGGATCCTGCAGAAGACCCCGCACACCTTCGACGTCAGCGTCTGGGAGTTCTTCTGGCCCCTGACCACCGGCGCGACCCTCGTCATGGCCCGCCCCGACGGGCACCGCGACCCCACCTACCTCGCCGAGACCATCAACCGGCGGCACGTCACCACCGTCCACTTCGTTCCCTCGATGCTGCGCGCCTTCGCCGCCCACCTCGTCACCACCCGCACCGCCCTGCCCCACCTCCGCCGCATCGTCTGCTCCGGCGAGGCTCTCCCCGACGACCTCGCCACCACCGTGCACGCCCACCTCGACGTCGAGCTGCACAACCTCTACGGACCCACCGAGGCCGCCGTCGACGTGACGGCCACCCGCGTCCACCCCGGACAGAGCGTCACCATCGGCTCCCCCATCGCCAACACCGGTACCCACATCCACGACCCCTGGGGCAACCCGGTCCCCGTCGGCGTACCCGGAGAACTCCTCCTCACCGGCGTCCAACTGGCCCGCGGCTACCACCGCCGGCCCGCGCTCACCGCCGCCCGCTTCATCCCCACCGACGACGGGCATCGCGCATACCGCACCGGCGACCAGGCCCGCTGGCGTCCGGACGGCACCATCGAGTACCTCGGCCGCCTCGACCATCAGGTCAAGATCCGCGGCAACCGCATCGAACTCGGCGAGATCGAGACCACCCTCGCCGACCACCCCGCCGTCCAGGCCGCCGTCGTCCACCCGCACGGACCCGGCGACGACCGGCGACTCGCCGCCTACCTCGTCGCCGCCGACGGCCACACCGTCGACGCCGACACCCTGCGCGCCCACCTGCGCGCGCGGCTGCCCGAGTACATGGTCCCCACCCACTGGATCACCCTCACCGAACTCCCGCTCACCAGCAGCGGGAAGATCGACCGCAACGCGCTTCCCCCGCCTGACGCCCCCGTCGCCCGGAGCGCCGACCACACCCCGCCCGGCACCCCCACCCAGCACCTCATCGCCACCGCCTACGCTTACGCCCTCACCGACGGTCGTGGGGCCGACCCCGCCGACGCGGGCGGGCACGACCGACCGGTCGGCATCCACGACCGCTTCTTCGACATCGGCGGCGACAGCATCCGCGCCATCCGGGTCGTCGGACACCTCCGCGAGCAGGGGCTCGACCTCACCGTCACGGACCTCTTCCGGTACCGGACGGTCGCCGAACTCGCCGAGGCCGTCGACGCCCGGCAGTGCGGGCTGCCGGCCGAGGCCACCCGCCTGGTGGACCGGTTCGCGCTGATCGGCGAGGAGGACCGGGCCCGACTTCCCGAGGGCGTCGTCGACGCGTACCCGCTGTCGATGGTGCAGGCCGGCATGGCGTACGAGACGCTCGCCGACCCGACCGGCGACCTCTACCTGAACAGCCTCTGCTACCCGGTCGAGGGCGACGCGTTCTCGCTGCCCGCCCTGCACGCCGCCGCCCAACTGCTCGCCGCCCGGCACGAGATCCTGCGGGCCTCGATCGACCTGACCGGGTACCGCGAGCCGCTCCAGCTCATCCACCCGACCGCGGAGATCCGGGTCGGCCACACCGACCTGCGGGGCGTACCGGCCGCCGAGCAGGAGAGCACGGTGGCCCGGCTGGTCGCCGAGGAGCGGCGGGGCCGGTTCGACCTGGGCACGCCGTCGCTGCTGCGGCTGCACGCCTACCAGCTGGGCGACGACCGGTGGCGGCTGCTGGTCAGCTACAGCCACGCCATCCTGGACGGCTGGAGCCAGAACTCGCTGGTCCCGGAGCTGCTGGCCTACTACCGCCGGATCCGGGACGGGCAGGATCCGCGGCCCGCCCCCGTACCGGCCGTCCGGTTCGCCGACGCGGTGGCGCTCGAACGCCGGGCGGTGGCCGCCGGGGTGGACCGGGAGTTCTGGGGGTCCCGGGTACGGACCCATGAGCGGCTCGGCATCCCGGCGGCGTGGGCGGGCGAGGGGGCCCGGTACCGGGCGGTGCGGTTGCCGTTCGCCGACCTGGTGCCGGGCCTGCGCGAGCTGGCTCGGACGGCGGACGTACCGCTGAAGAGCCTGCTGTTCACCGCGCACCTGACCGTGCTGGGCATCCTGACGGGGCAGCGGCGCTTCCACACCGGACTGGTCTGCAACGGACGACCCGAGCTGACCGACGGCGACCAGGTGCGCGGGATGTTCCTCAACACCGTGCCGTTCGCGGTGGAGCTGACCGCGTCGACGTGGGCCGAGCAGGCCCGCCTGGTCTTCGCCGGGGAGGTCGCGCTCTGGCCGCACCGGCACTACCCGCTGCCGGCGATGCAGCGCGAGTGGGGCGACCAGAAGCCCCTGGTGGACGTCTTCTTCAACTACACCGACATGCACGTGCTCGACCTCGACGGCATCGACCGGTCGGCCATCACCGACACCACCCCGAACGAGTTCGGCCTCTCCGTGTCCAGCGAGCCCGGTCAGCTGATCATCGAGGCCGGCACCGACCGGATCTCCGACGGCCACCTGGACCTGGTCACCCGCAGCTACCGGTGGGTGCTGGAGGCGATGGTCGCCGACCCGTCGGGTGACCCGCGCCGGTGCGGACTGCCGGAGCCCGACCGGCGCGCCCTGCTCGACCTCGGCGCCGGCGGAGCGCTGCCGGTCCCGGACGGAACGCTGCCCGAGCTGGTCGCCCGGCAGGTGGCGGCCACCCCGGACGCGGACGCGGTGGTCTTCGGCGACGACGTGCTCAGCTACGCCGAGCTCGAGCGGCGGACCAACCGCCTCGCCCACCACCTGCGGGAGCTGGGCGTCCGGCCGGGGACGCTGGTCGGGGTGCACCTGAACCGGAGCGCGGACCTGGTCGTGGTGTTCCTCGCCGTGCTGGCCGCCGGTGGCGCGTACCTGCCGCTGGACCCGGACCACCCGGCACAGCGGACCGCCTTCATGCTGGCCGACGCCGGTGCGCGGGTGATGGTGACGGAGACCGCGCTGGCCGGGCGGCTCGACGCCGCCGGAATCCGGACGGTACTGCTGGACGCCGAGCGCGCGGCGGTCGCCGCCCGTCCGGAGCAGCGGCTGCCCGACCGGCCGGCCGCCGACGACCTGGCGTACGTCATGTACACCTCGGGGTCGACCGGTACCCCGAAGGGGGTGATGATCAGCCACCGGGGGCTGGGCAACTTCCTCGCCGCGATGCGGCACCGGCCGGGTCTGCCGGCGGGGGCCACCGTGGTCGGCCTGACCACCGTGTCGTTCGACCCCTCGGTGCTGGAGCTGTACCTGCCGCTGCTGGTCGGCGGCCGGGTGGTGATCGCCGACGCGGAGCAGACCCGCGACCCGCAGCGGATGGCCGAGCTGATCGACCGCGCCGGGCCGACGGTGCTCCAGGCCACCCCGGTCACGTACCGGATGCTGCTGGACTCCGGCTGGTCCGCACCGCCGGGTGCGACCGTGCTCTGCGGCGGCGAGAAGCTGCCGATCGAGCTGGCGGTCCGGCTCGCGTCGACCGGGGCCACCGTGTGGGACATCTACGGGCCGACCGAGACCACGGTCTGGTCGACCACGACCCGGCTGGCCCCCGACGGCCGACCCGTCGACTTCGGCATGGCCCCGAACGCCGGGCTCCACATCCTGGACGAGCGGCTGGAGCCGGTCCCGGTCGGCGTCCCCGGTGAGGTCCACATCGGCGGGGACGGGGTGTCCTGGGGCTACCGGGGCCGGCCCGCCCTCACGGCGGAGAAGTTCGTTCCCGACCCGCACTCCACGGCGCCGGGCGCGCGCATGTACCGCACCGGCGACCTGGCCCGCTGGCACGCCGACGGGCACCTGGAGATCCTCGGCCGCGTCGACCACCAGGTGAAGATCCGGGGGCACCGGATCGAACCGGCCGAGGTCGAGGCGGCGCTGCTGGCCCACGAGCACGTCCGGGCCGCCGTGGTGCACCCGCAGCGGTACGGCGGGGAGCAGGAGCTGGTCGCGTACCTGGTCGGCGGGGGGCGGCACCCGGTGCCGACCGGCGAACAGCTGCGCGAGTTCCTGCTCCGTACGCTGCCGGACTACCTGTGCCCGGCCGCCTACGTGACGCTGGACGCCTTCCCGCTCACCCCGACCGGCAAGGTCGACCGCAACGCCCTGCCGGTGCCGCGACCCGGTGCCGGCAGCCGGCGGGAACCCGTGCGGGTGGCGCCGCGTACCGCCGACGAGCGGACCGTCGCGCAGGTGTGGGGCGAGGTGCTCGGCACCGGCGAGGTGGGCGTGCACGATAACTTCTTCCAGGTCGGCGGGCATTCGCTGCTGGCCACCCGGGTCGCGGTCCGGCTGCGGGACCTGCTCCGCGTCGACGTGCCGGTCCGGGCCCTGTTCGACCACCCGACCGTCGCCCGGCTGGTCGGGGCGCTGCCCGGCTACCCGAAGCTGGACGACCGGCCGGCGGTCCCCAGGCTGACCGCCCGGAGCCGGCTGGCCGACGTCGCCGCCCGCCGGGGTGCCCGGTGA
- a CDS encoding amino acid adenylation domain-containing protein yields MAKLTAADGHRVPAGWNDTEVGYPTDPCLHELVEEQVRRTPDAIAVVSDERTVRYVELNREANRLARRLRAAGVRAESVVGVCLHRGVDLVVALLGVLKAGGAYLPVDPDQPADRIRYLLTDSEATTVVTGPGVDHGPLAAATDAPIRVDDDLRGLPDGDPEPVVGPANAAYVIYTSGSTGRPKGVVVEHRSIVNRVRWRPDARGADGGVVLQKTPFGFDVSVCELFSPLTTGATLVMARPGGHRDPAYLARVVAERQVTSIRFVPSMLRAFLDVLPANRTSLPSIRQVLCSGEALPADLVAAAHDRLDCEVFNLYGPTEAAVEVTSTRCLPGEAVTIGRPVANTRTYIVDGELRPVPAGEPGELVLAGIQLARGYLGRPGLTAACFVPDPFADRPGQRMYRTGDQARYLPDGSIEYLGRRDQQVKIRGFRIELGEIESVLGRHPAVRAAVVDVRHGAAGGPQLVAYLLPAGPEPADNRAVRAYLAERLPEHMVPQSWVTLDDLPLTGSGKVDRRRLPEPAPAGSVTGGPTVAPRTPTERAVAEVWTEVLGVDRCGTHDDFFDLGGHSLLATQVVALLHERFPVDLPVSAVFEAPTVAELATVLQRAVEERVAGMSESELETMLAQVGEE; encoded by the coding sequence ATGGCGAAGCTGACCGCGGCCGACGGGCACCGGGTCCCGGCAGGGTGGAACGACACCGAGGTCGGGTACCCGACCGACCCGTGCCTGCACGAGCTGGTCGAGGAGCAGGTACGGCGTACCCCGGACGCGATCGCCGTGGTGTCCGACGAGCGGACCGTCCGCTACGTCGAGCTGAACCGCGAGGCCAACCGGCTCGCGCGCCGGCTGCGGGCAGCCGGGGTGCGCGCGGAGTCGGTGGTGGGAGTGTGCCTGCACCGGGGGGTCGACCTGGTGGTGGCCCTGCTGGGGGTCCTCAAGGCGGGCGGCGCCTACCTGCCGGTGGACCCGGACCAGCCGGCGGACCGGATCCGCTACCTGCTGACCGACTCCGAGGCGACGACCGTCGTCACCGGCCCGGGTGTCGACCACGGGCCGCTGGCCGCCGCCACCGACGCCCCGATCCGGGTCGACGACGACCTCCGGGGGCTGCCGGACGGCGACCCGGAACCGGTCGTCGGCCCGGCCAACGCCGCCTACGTCATCTACACCTCCGGCTCCACCGGCCGCCCGAAGGGCGTGGTCGTGGAGCACCGGTCGATCGTCAACCGGGTGCGCTGGAGGCCGGACGCCCGGGGCGCCGACGGCGGCGTGGTGCTCCAGAAGACGCCGTTCGGCTTCGACGTCTCGGTGTGTGAGCTCTTCTCCCCGCTGACCACCGGGGCGACGCTGGTGATGGCCCGTCCCGGCGGGCACCGCGATCCGGCGTACCTGGCCCGGGTGGTGGCCGAACGGCAGGTCACCTCGATCCGGTTCGTGCCGTCGATGCTGCGCGCCTTTTTGGACGTGCTGCCCGCCAACCGGACCAGCCTGCCGTCGATCCGGCAGGTGCTGTGCAGCGGCGAGGCGCTCCCCGCGGACCTGGTGGCCGCGGCGCACGACCGGCTCGACTGCGAGGTGTTCAACCTCTACGGACCGACCGAGGCGGCGGTCGAGGTGACCAGCACCCGCTGCCTGCCCGGCGAGGCGGTGACCATCGGCCGGCCGGTGGCCAACACCCGCACGTACATCGTGGACGGCGAGCTGCGGCCGGTGCCGGCCGGCGAGCCCGGGGAGCTGGTGCTCGCCGGGATCCAGCTCGCCCGGGGCTATCTCGGCCGGCCGGGTCTGACCGCCGCCTGCTTCGTCCCCGACCCGTTCGCCGACCGGCCCGGACAGCGCATGTACCGCACCGGCGACCAGGCCCGGTACCTGCCGGACGGCAGCATCGAGTACCTGGGCCGGCGGGACCAGCAGGTGAAGATCAGGGGCTTCCGGATCGAACTGGGCGAGATCGAGTCGGTACTCGGCCGGCACCCCGCCGTCCGCGCCGCCGTCGTGGACGTGCGCCACGGCGCGGCCGGCGGCCCGCAGCTCGTCGCGTACCTGCTGCCGGCCGGCCCGGAGCCGGCCGACAATCGGGCGGTTCGCGCGTACCTGGCCGAGCGGCTTCCGGAGCACATGGTCCCGCAGAGCTGGGTGACGCTCGACGACCTGCCGCTGACCGGCAGCGGAAAGGTCGACCGCCGGCGGTTGCCGGAGCCCGCCCCGGCCGGCTCGGTGACCGGCGGACCGACGGTGGCGCCGCGTACCCCCACCGAACGGGCCGTCGCCGAGGTGTGGACCGAGGTGCTGGGCGTCGACCGCTGCGGGACACACGACGACTTCTTCGACCTCGGCGGTCACTCCCTGCTGGCCACCCAGGTCGTCGCGTTGCTGCACGAACGGTTCCCGGTCGACCTGCCGGTCAGTGCGGTCTTCGAGGCACCGACCGTGGCAGAACTGGCGACGGTGCTCCAGCGGGCCGTCGAGGAACGGGTGGCGGGAATGTCCGAGTCCGAATTGGAGACGATGTTGGCACAGGTGGGCGAGGAATGA
- a CDS encoding MbtH family NRPS accessory protein yields MSDENIDERAYRVVMNDEEQYSIWLGDRELPLGWRAEGTEGTREECLKRIDEVWTDMRPLSLRRRMEQAAGR; encoded by the coding sequence ATGTCCGACGAGAACATCGATGAGCGCGCGTACCGGGTCGTGATGAACGACGAGGAGCAGTACTCGATCTGGCTGGGCGACCGGGAGCTGCCGCTGGGATGGCGCGCGGAGGGCACCGAGGGCACCCGCGAGGAGTGCCTGAAGCGGATCGACGAGGTGTGGACCGACATGCGCCCGCTCAGCCTGCGCCGGCGTATGGAGCAGGCGGCGGGCCGGTAG